The Natranaerovirga pectinivora genome segment TAGGTGAAGGTGGCGTAATAGAAGGAGCAAAACCAGGAACTGTAGTGATAGATATGAGTTCTATTGCACCTTTAGCAAGTAGAGAAATCTATGCTGAGTTAGAGAAAAAAGGCATTCATTTATTAGATGCACCAGTAAGTGGTGGAGAACCAAAAGCCATAGAAGGTACATTAGCAGTTATGGTTGGTGGCAATAAAGAAATCTTTGACAAATACTATGACTTATTAATGGTGATGGCATCTTCAGTAGTATATGTTGGAGAAAGTGGCGCAGGAAATGTGGCAAAACTATGTAATCAAGTAGTTGTTGCTCTTAATATATCAGCAGTATCAGAAGCTTTAGTACTTGCAAAAAAAGCAGGCGTTGATCCTGAATTAGTATACCAAGCCATTAGAGGTGGATTAGCAGGAAGTACAGTTATGGATGCAAAAGCACCAATGATGATGGATAGAAACTTCAAACCAGGATTTAGAATTGATCTTCATATCAAAGACTTAAACAATGTTATAGACACATCCCATGGTGTTGGGGTACCATTACCATTAACAGCACAAGTGATGGAGATAATGCAAGCAATAAAAGTAGATGGCAGTGGAGTAGAAGACCATTCAAGTATTGTAAAATACTATGAAAAATTAGCAAACATCCAAGTAACAAGAGAAAGTAAATAGAACTGGAAAACTAGTAGTTTTCTAGCATATAATAAAATCGCTAGCTCATTATGAAGCTAG includes the following:
- the garR gene encoding 2-hydroxy-3-oxopropionate reductase; this encodes MKYKTKERKKMKVGFIGLGIMGKPMAKNLVKAGHKLVVLDLNKESVDELIGMGAETAPSKVELASQCDVIITMLPNSPQVKEVVLGEGGVIEGAKPGTVVIDMSSIAPLASREIYAELEKKGIHLLDAPVSGGEPKAIEGTLAVMVGGNKEIFDKYYDLLMVMASSVVYVGESGAGNVAKLCNQVVVALNISAVSEALVLAKKAGVDPELVYQAIRGGLAGSTVMDAKAPMMMDRNFKPGFRIDLHIKDLNNVIDTSHGVGVPLPLTAQVMEIMQAIKVDGSGVEDHSSIVKYYEKLANIQVTRESK